From Populus trichocarpa isolate Nisqually-1 chromosome 19, P.trichocarpa_v4.1, whole genome shotgun sequence, a single genomic window includes:
- the LOC7459226 gene encoding serine carboxypeptidase 1 gives MDKWSFFSGISICVLLNFASVEAAPKGSLITGLPGFNGVFPSNHYSGYITFDDKNLFYYFIVSERNPSKDPVVLWLNGGPGCSSFDGFVYEHGPFNFEEGKPKGSLPILHLNPYSWSKVSNIIYLDSPCGVGMSYSKNQSKYINDDLQTAADTHNFLLQWFQLYPEFVNNQFYISGESYAGIYVPTLSAEVVKGIQAGQDPVINFKGYLIGNGVSHSQFEGLSALVPFTHGMGLVSDDIFEEIERACKGNYQNASDSCYNSIGKIDQALSGLNIYDILEPCYHDPASDQQAKGNTSSNLPISFQQLGATDRPLKVRKRMFGRAWPLWAFEKDGNFPSWSELALQGSVPCVNDEVATTWLNDESVRTAIHAEPKSIAGPWQICSDRLDYRYGAGNMLPYHKNLTAQGYRALIYSGDHDMCVPFTGTQAWTRSLGYKIIDEWRSWVSNEQVAGYLQGYDNNLTFLTIKGAGHTVPEYKPRESLDFFSRWLDGKPI, from the exons ATGGATAAGTGGAGCTTTTTCTCTGGTATATCAATTTGCGTCCTTTTGAATTTTGCATCAGTTGAAGCAGCTCCAAAGGGCTCGCTTATCACAGGATTGCCTGGTTTCAATGGCGTTTTCCCATCAAATCACTACTCAGG CTATATAACCTTCGATGATAAGAATCTTTTCTACTACTTCATTGTTTCCGAGAGAAATCCATCCAAAGATCCCGTGGTTCTGTGGCTTAATGGCGGGCCTGGATGCTCTAGCTTCGACGGCTTCGTTTATGAACATG GGCCATTCAATTTTGAAGAAGGGAAACCTAAAGGAAGCCTGCCAATATTGCATCTCAACCCGTACAGCTGGTCCAAG gtTTCAAACATTATTTATCTGGACTCTCCTTGCGGGGTAGGCATGTCTTACTCCAAAAACCAAAGCAAATATATAAACGATGACCTGCAAACGGCTGCTGATACGCATAATTTTCTCCTCCAG TGGTTTCAGCTATATCCAGAGTTTGTCAACAATCAATTTTACATCTCGGGAGAGTCATATGCTGGGATTTACGTGCCTACACTTTCTGCTGAAGTGGTGAAAG GAATACAGGCAGGTCAAGATCCTGTCATCAACTTCAAG GGCTACCTGATAGGAAATGGAGTGTCCCACAGCCAATTTGAGGGGTTGAGTGCTCTTGTCCCTTTTACACATGGGATGGGCCTTGTCTCCGACGACATTTTCGAG GAAATTGAACGTGCTTGCAAAGGGAATTATCAAAATGCTAGTGATAGTTGCTATAATAGTATTGGTAAAATTGACCAA GCTCTCTCGGGGCTAAACATTTATGACATCCTTGAGCCTTGTTACCACGATCCAGCATCCGATCAACAAGCGAAAGGAAACACAAGCTCAAATTTGCCGATTAGCTTCCAGCAATTGGGGGCAACTGACAGGCCTCTCAAGGTGAGGAAGAGAATGTTTGGCCGTGCATGGCCGCTTTGGGCGTTTGAAAAGGACGGTAATTTCCCATCGTGGTCGGAACTTGCCTTGCAAGGAAGTGTCCCGTGTGTT AACGACGAAGTCGCAACTACATGGCTAAATGACGAATCTGTTAGGACAGCAATTCATGCCGAGCCC AAATCCATCGCCGGACCTTGGCAAATATGCTCCGACAGATTAGATTATAGATACGGCGCCGGAAACATGCTTCCATACCATAAAAATCTTACCGCCCAAGGATATCGAGCCCTTATTTACAG TGGAGACCATGACATGTGTGTGCCATTCACTGGTACGCAAGCGTGGACAAGGTCACTTGGATACAAGATAATAGATGAATGGAGGTCTTGGGTGTCTAACGAACAAGTTGCCGg ATACTTGCAAGGATATGACAATAACCTAACCTTTCTCACCATCAAG GGGGCAGGGCATACAGTTCCTGAATACAAACCACGAGAGTCGTTGGATTTCTTCAGTCGTTGGTTGGATGGGAAGCCAATATAA
- the LOC7455212 gene encoding biotin carboxyl carrier protein of acetyl-CoA carboxylase, chloroplastic isoform X1, producing MASSLSTTASASMVTKSAAILPHYNTHRLSTQSFRLSQKPKLRFLAKGLQPTRDGTYLVKAQLNEVAVDGSSNAAASTLAKSEVPLQEAKDAKPSNEPSPPSLATEESISEFISQVSSLVKLVDSRDIVELQLKQLDCELLIRKKEALPLPPYHSPVVMMHSHPPPPPPVMPAATPAASAAAPAAASSPSPSAISPSPPSKSVKSSLPPFKCPMAGTFYRSPAPGEPSFVKVGDKVQKGQVVCIIEAMKLMNEIEADQTGTIVEILAEDGKPVSVDTPLFVIEP from the exons ATGGCTTCTTCACTATCAACCACAGCTTCTGCTTCTATGGTGACCAAAAGCGCCGCCATTTTGCCTCACTACAACACTCACAGGTTATCCACCCAGTCGTTTCGGCTCTCTCAGAAACCAAAGCTCCGATTTCTTGCTAAG GGTTTGCAGCCTACTCGTGATGGTACATATTTGGTGAAAGCTCAATTGAATGAG GTTGCTGTGGATGGATCCTCAAATGCTGCAGCCTCAACTCTTGCCAAATCTGAAGTACCATTGCAGGAAGCAAAGGATGCCAAGCCATCAAATGAACCTTCACCTCCCTCTTTGGCTACAGAGGAGTCAATCTCTGAATTTATTTCCCAAGTTTCAAGTCTTGTGAA GCTTGTTGATTCAAGAGATATTGTGGAACTGCAGTTGAAACAACTTGATTGTGAACTTTTAATCAGAAAAAAGGAGGCTTTGCCTTTGCCACCATACCATTCTCCAGTTGTTATGATGCATTCAcatccacctccacctccacccgTAATGCCAGCAGCCACACCTGCAGCTTCTGCTGCAGCTCCTGCCGCAGCTTCTAGTCCATCACCTTCTGCCATATCACCATCTCCTCCTTCCAAATCAGTCAAGTCATCCCTTCCACCATTCAAATGCCCTATGGCTGGCACATTTTACAGAAGCCCTGCACCTGGTGAACCGTCATTTGTAAAG GTTGGAGACAAAGTGCAGAAGGGGCAGGTTGTATGCATCATTGAAGCCATGAAATTGATGAACGAAATAGAG GCAGATCAAACGGGAACCATAGTGGAGATCCTTGCTGAAGATGGCAAGCCAGTCAGTGTTGATACA CCTCTATTCGTGATTGAACCATGA
- the LOC7455212 gene encoding biotin carboxyl carrier protein of acetyl-CoA carboxylase 1, chloroplastic isoform X2 — protein sequence MASSLSTTASASMVTKSAAILPHYNTHRLSTQSFRLSQKPKLRFLAKGLQPTRDGTYLVKAQLNEEAKDAKPSNEPSPPSLATEESISEFISQVSSLVKLVDSRDIVELQLKQLDCELLIRKKEALPLPPYHSPVVMMHSHPPPPPPVMPAATPAASAAAPAAASSPSPSAISPSPPSKSVKSSLPPFKCPMAGTFYRSPAPGEPSFVKVGDKVQKGQVVCIIEAMKLMNEIEADQTGTIVEILAEDGKPVSVDTPLFVIEP from the exons ATGGCTTCTTCACTATCAACCACAGCTTCTGCTTCTATGGTGACCAAAAGCGCCGCCATTTTGCCTCACTACAACACTCACAGGTTATCCACCCAGTCGTTTCGGCTCTCTCAGAAACCAAAGCTCCGATTTCTTGCTAAG GGTTTGCAGCCTACTCGTGATGGTACATATTTGGTGAAAGCTCAATTGAATGAG GAAGCAAAGGATGCCAAGCCATCAAATGAACCTTCACCTCCCTCTTTGGCTACAGAGGAGTCAATCTCTGAATTTATTTCCCAAGTTTCAAGTCTTGTGAA GCTTGTTGATTCAAGAGATATTGTGGAACTGCAGTTGAAACAACTTGATTGTGAACTTTTAATCAGAAAAAAGGAGGCTTTGCCTTTGCCACCATACCATTCTCCAGTTGTTATGATGCATTCAcatccacctccacctccacccgTAATGCCAGCAGCCACACCTGCAGCTTCTGCTGCAGCTCCTGCCGCAGCTTCTAGTCCATCACCTTCTGCCATATCACCATCTCCTCCTTCCAAATCAGTCAAGTCATCCCTTCCACCATTCAAATGCCCTATGGCTGGCACATTTTACAGAAGCCCTGCACCTGGTGAACCGTCATTTGTAAAG GTTGGAGACAAAGTGCAGAAGGGGCAGGTTGTATGCATCATTGAAGCCATGAAATTGATGAACGAAATAGAG GCAGATCAAACGGGAACCATAGTGGAGATCCTTGCTGAAGATGGCAAGCCAGTCAGTGTTGATACA CCTCTATTCGTGATTGAACCATGA